A window from Thermomonas aquatica encodes these proteins:
- a CDS encoding magnesium and cobalt transport protein CorA, translating to MKTATAMPACVVNCAAYDRNGQRRDIDLDAISDVLAVDDGSFVWVGLYEPEAALLDKLQEEFGLHDLAVEDAQSAHQRPKIEAYGSSLFIAVHTAQTVDDHVRFGETQIFIGPRFLVSVRHGASLSYAPVRQRLEREPEALARGPSVALHAVLDFIVDNYQPIVSDFEEELDALEQDVFAEAYKRGTIQRLYELRKELTQMRMAVAPMHDILSQLIRTPAIGIPDVVKPYFRDVLDHVARVGDSIDTLREMVTAAMSVNLSLVTVAQGEIVKKLAGWAGLLAAPTLIASWYGMNFEHMPELHGRHSYAILIGAVILCCVLLYRYLRKVRWL from the coding sequence ATGAAGACCGCCACCGCGATGCCCGCCTGCGTAGTGAACTGCGCGGCCTACGACCGCAACGGACAACGCCGCGACATCGACCTCGATGCGATCAGCGACGTGCTGGCGGTGGACGACGGCAGTTTCGTCTGGGTCGGCCTGTACGAGCCGGAAGCCGCCCTGCTCGACAAGCTGCAGGAGGAATTCGGCCTGCACGACCTGGCCGTCGAGGACGCCCAGAGCGCGCACCAGCGGCCGAAGATCGAAGCCTACGGCAGCAGCCTGTTCATCGCCGTGCATACCGCGCAGACCGTGGACGATCACGTGCGCTTCGGCGAAACCCAGATCTTCATCGGCCCGCGCTTCCTGGTCAGCGTGCGCCACGGCGCATCGCTGAGCTACGCGCCCGTGCGGCAGCGCCTGGAACGCGAGCCGGAGGCATTGGCGCGCGGCCCGAGCGTGGCCCTGCATGCCGTGCTCGACTTCATCGTCGACAACTACCAGCCGATCGTGTCCGATTTCGAGGAGGAACTGGACGCGCTGGAGCAGGACGTGTTCGCCGAAGCCTACAAGCGCGGCACCATCCAGCGCCTGTACGAGCTGCGCAAGGAACTGACCCAGATGCGGATGGCGGTGGCGCCGATGCACGACATCCTGTCGCAGCTCATCCGCACCCCCGCGATCGGCATCCCGGACGTGGTGAAACCCTATTTCCGCGACGTGCTCGACCATGTCGCGCGCGTCGGCGACAGCATCGACACCCTGCGCGAGATGGTGACCGCGGCGATGAGCGTGAACCTGTCGCTGGTCACCGTGGCGCAGGGCGAGATCGTCAAGAAGCTGGCCGGCTGGGCCGGCCTGCTCGCGGCGCCGACCTTGATCGCCAGCTGGTACGGCATGAACTTCGAGCACATGCCGGAGCTGCACGGCCGCCACAGCTACGCGATCCTGATCGGCGCGGTGATCCTGTGCTGCGTGCTGCTGTACCGCTACCTGCGCAAGGTGCGCTGGCTCTAG
- a CDS encoding DUF4105 domain-containing protein: protein MRTTDALRLAIAFLLALAAGFAHAQPAPAEVRIGVVTMGPGEIFWERFGHDAIVVDDPARGEPVSYNFGFFDMAEDGFIGRFVRGEMQYMLVALPLEQDMQYYRDVGRGATLQWLALDPAQARQLAGELAENAKPENARYRYDYYTDNCATRVRDALDRALGGALRAQLSGRSVGDSYRSESLRLASPAPWMWLGFDLALGPYGDRPLSRWEQGFLPRRLADDLRELKLADGRPLVVAEQRLLPQRQAAEPGEQPRRLWPWLLAGLALAASLLASARRAPRATAAFAFGFWLACGILGLVLAFAWGFTEHRALWANRNLLLLDPLCLLLLPGAWALLRGRDPSARFRASLLVVAAIAASALLPLWLQVQAQRNGNWLALLLPIHAALAWAWAGRKA, encoded by the coding sequence ATGCGGACCACTGACGCGCTGCGGCTCGCCATCGCGTTCCTGCTAGCGCTCGCCGCGGGTTTCGCGCATGCGCAGCCCGCGCCGGCGGAGGTCCGGATCGGCGTGGTCACGATGGGCCCGGGCGAGATCTTCTGGGAACGCTTCGGCCACGACGCCATCGTGGTCGACGACCCCGCGCGCGGCGAACCGGTCTCCTACAACTTCGGCTTCTTCGACATGGCCGAGGACGGCTTCATCGGCCGCTTCGTGCGCGGCGAGATGCAGTACATGCTGGTCGCATTGCCGCTGGAACAGGACATGCAGTACTACCGCGACGTCGGGCGCGGCGCGACCCTGCAATGGCTCGCCCTCGACCCGGCGCAGGCGCGCCAGCTCGCAGGCGAGCTGGCCGAGAACGCGAAACCCGAGAACGCGCGCTATCGCTACGACTACTACACCGACAACTGCGCCACCCGCGTGCGCGATGCGCTGGACCGCGCACTGGGCGGCGCGTTGCGGGCGCAATTGAGCGGCCGTTCGGTCGGCGACAGCTATCGCAGCGAATCGCTGCGGCTGGCATCGCCGGCGCCGTGGATGTGGCTCGGCTTCGACCTCGCGCTGGGGCCGTACGGCGATCGTCCGCTGTCGCGCTGGGAACAGGGTTTCCTGCCGCGCCGGCTGGCCGACGACCTGCGCGAACTGAAGCTCGCCGACGGCCGGCCGCTGGTCGTCGCCGAACAGCGCTTGCTGCCGCAACGACAGGCCGCGGAACCCGGCGAACAACCACGCCGGCTGTGGCCATGGCTGCTGGCCGGGCTCGCGCTCGCCGCTTCGCTGCTGGCATCGGCGCGGCGCGCGCCGCGCGCGACCGCGGCGTTCGCCTTCGGCTTCTGGCTGGCATGCGGCATCCTCGGCCTGGTGCTCGCGTTCGCCTGGGGCTTCACCGAACACCGCGCACTGTGGGCCAACCGCAACCTGCTGTTGCTCGACCCGTTGTGCCTGCTGCTCTTGCCCGGCGCCTGGGCCCTGCTGCGCGGGCGCGATCCGTCCGCGCGCTTCCGCGCCTCGCTGCTGGTGGTGGCGGCGATCGCGGCCTCGGCATTGCTGCCGCTGTGGCTGCAGGTGCAAGCGCAGCGCAACGGCAACTGGCTCGCATTGCTGCTGCCGATCCATGCGGCGCTGGCGTGGGCCTGGGCCGGGCGCAAGGCTTGA
- a CDS encoding HlyC/CorC family transporter, whose protein sequence is MSEDDSRHDAPEASEKPRRSWLDRISAALSGEPTSREDLIELLRDVQADGLIGPDTLRMMEGAIAVSDMTVGDVMVPRAQMVALPADAKFLDLMKDVVESGHSRFPVHGEDKDEILGILLAKDLLRGVVADNGPGTIHELLRPAVLIPESKKLNVLLREFRQSRNHMAIVIDEYGGVAGLVTIEDVLEQIVGDIDDEHDEAEDESKLIAAQADGQFAVDALTPISDFNQRFGADFDDDEYDTIGGLVTAAIGHLPEAGEELALGRFVFRVARADARRLLALHVGVHADH, encoded by the coding sequence ATGTCCGAGGACGACAGTCGTCACGACGCGCCCGAAGCGTCCGAGAAGCCGCGCCGCTCCTGGCTGGACCGCATCAGCGCCGCCCTTTCCGGCGAACCGACCAGCCGCGAAGACCTGATCGAGCTGTTGCGCGACGTGCAGGCCGACGGCCTGATCGGCCCCGACACCCTGCGCATGATGGAAGGCGCGATCGCGGTGTCCGACATGACCGTGGGCGACGTGATGGTGCCGCGCGCGCAGATGGTGGCGCTGCCCGCGGACGCGAAGTTCCTCGACCTGATGAAGGACGTGGTCGAATCCGGGCATTCGCGCTTCCCGGTGCACGGCGAGGACAAGGACGAGATCCTCGGCATCCTGCTGGCCAAGGACCTGCTGCGCGGCGTGGTCGCCGACAACGGCCCCGGCACGATCCACGAATTGCTGCGGCCCGCGGTGCTGATCCCGGAATCGAAGAAGCTCAACGTGCTGCTGCGCGAGTTCCGCCAGTCGCGCAACCACATGGCGATCGTGATCGACGAATACGGCGGCGTCGCCGGGCTGGTCACCATCGAGGACGTGCTGGAACAGATCGTCGGCGACATCGACGACGAGCACGACGAGGCCGAGGACGAATCGAAGCTGATCGCGGCCCAGGCCGACGGCCAGTTCGCGGTCGATGCGCTGACCCCGATCTCCGACTTCAACCAGCGCTTCGGCGCCGACTTCGACGACGACGAATACGACACCATCGGCGGCCTGGTCACCGCCGCGATCGGCCACCTGCCGGAAGCCGGCGAGGAGCTCGCGCTGGGCCGCTTCGTGTTCCGCGTCGCCCGCGCCGACGCCCGCCGCCTGCTGGCGCTGCACGTGGGCGTGCATGCGGACCACTGA
- a CDS encoding tetratricopeptide repeat protein yields MTNDDEGLLLKPEPRKPGKYVAMGMAVLALLAVGYFSWGKFMRPAPRDAAGMPAQEAAADAVQAPSVTIAVLPLARAGEAAAQPADPASAEFLIGALKGGDADADADYFNDGLSAYFAGELSQYSGVQVITPASSFQLRDNGELVRAIGRKLGASHLLQGTAQRSGDGLRMDIALVRVEDGATLWFEHYQRPYKDLFKLQDEVVAALGVALKAKRLPAPQGAQEERPRSGDLQAYDALLRGESSQLRGDGEGLRQAMAAYERATALDPGYAEAHARLALARIQLATRFPSEAGDLREHGEKARREAATALRLAPDSAEAHKANAAWMGGIALDQAGAMHETLRALALSPQDPELLHTLAIQQTAFGQLQQAAGNLRRVLVLDPLSATAQYHLGGVYLGLNDYPQAEHALAEALALRPDLSVVRAFQAIAVFQQNRVDEAVRIAEAEPDPLWKTYALAMVYWAKGDRARSDAELQSLIKDKAGSAATQIADIYAQRDDEASMFHWLDVARDSGDPGIVEIRYLPFVSRYAADPRFIALAKELDLVPEAPAADKAGEPRG; encoded by the coding sequence ATGACGAATGACGACGAGGGCTTGCTGCTCAAGCCGGAACCGCGCAAGCCCGGCAAGTACGTGGCCATGGGGATGGCCGTGCTGGCCTTGTTGGCGGTGGGTTACTTCAGCTGGGGCAAGTTCATGCGCCCGGCGCCGCGGGATGCGGCGGGCATGCCGGCGCAGGAGGCCGCGGCGGACGCGGTGCAGGCCCCGTCGGTCACCATCGCGGTCCTGCCCTTGGCCCGCGCGGGCGAAGCGGCCGCGCAGCCCGCCGATCCCGCTTCCGCGGAATTCCTGATCGGCGCGCTGAAGGGCGGCGACGCCGACGCCGATGCCGATTACTTCAACGATGGCCTGTCTGCGTACTTCGCCGGCGAGCTTTCGCAGTACTCCGGGGTCCAGGTGATCACCCCGGCATCCTCCTTCCAGTTGCGCGACAACGGCGAACTGGTTCGCGCCATCGGCCGCAAGCTCGGCGCCAGCCACCTGCTGCAAGGCACTGCGCAGCGTTCGGGCGACGGCTTGCGCATGGACATCGCCCTGGTGCGGGTCGAGGATGGCGCCACGCTGTGGTTCGAGCACTACCAGCGTCCCTACAAGGACCTGTTCAAGCTGCAGGACGAGGTGGTCGCCGCGCTGGGCGTCGCCTTGAAGGCCAAGCGGCTGCCGGCGCCGCAGGGCGCGCAGGAAGAACGCCCGCGCAGCGGCGACCTGCAGGCCTACGACGCCTTGCTGCGCGGCGAATCCAGCCAGCTGCGCGGCGATGGCGAAGGCCTGCGCCAGGCGATGGCCGCGTACGAGCGCGCGACCGCGCTGGATCCCGGCTACGCCGAGGCGCATGCGCGGCTCGCGTTGGCGCGGATCCAGCTGGCCACGCGGTTCCCGTCCGAGGCCGGCGACCTGCGCGAACACGGCGAGAAGGCGCGACGCGAGGCCGCCACCGCATTGCGGCTGGCGCCGGACAGCGCCGAAGCGCACAAGGCGAATGCGGCCTGGATGGGCGGCATCGCGCTCGACCAGGCCGGCGCGATGCACGAGACCCTGCGCGCGCTGGCGCTCAGCCCGCAGGATCCGGAGCTGCTGCACACGCTGGCGATCCAGCAAACGGCGTTCGGGCAACTGCAGCAGGCGGCCGGCAACCTGCGGCGCGTGCTCGTCCTCGATCCGTTGTCGGCGACCGCGCAATACCACCTGGGCGGCGTCTATCTTGGCCTGAACGATTATCCGCAGGCGGAGCATGCCCTCGCCGAGGCCCTGGCGCTGCGTCCCGACCTGTCGGTGGTGCGCGCCTTCCAGGCGATCGCGGTGTTCCAGCAGAACCGCGTCGACGAGGCGGTGCGCATCGCCGAAGCCGAACCGGATCCGTTGTGGAAGACCTACGCGCTGGCCATGGTGTACTGGGCCAAGGGCGATCGCGCGCGCTCGGATGCGGAATTGCAGTCGCTGATCAAGGACAAGGCCGGCAGCGCGGCGACCCAGATCGCCGACATCTACGCCCAGCGCGACGACGAAGCCTCGATGTTCCATTGGCTGGACGTGGCCAGGGACAGCGGCGACCCGGGCATCGTCGAAATCCGCTACCTGCCCTTCGTGTCGCGCTATGCGGCGGACCCACGCTTCATCGCCCTGGCGAAGGAACTCGACCTGGTGCCGGAAGCGCCTGCCGCGGACAAGGCGGGCGAACCGCGCGGCTGA
- the ybeY gene encoding rRNA maturation RNase YbeY, with the protein MTKGPIRLDVAVGYAVPRKGIPAAVSFRKWIAAALAGRIREADLAVRIVGAKEGRSFNHHYRGKDYATNVLSFPAELPEGLPKGVKLPMLGDLVLCAPVVAREAREQGKTLAAHYAHLTVHGTLHLLGWDHEDAREAECMEQLEREILAGLGLPDPYIER; encoded by the coding sequence ATGACCAAGGGCCCGATCCGCCTCGATGTCGCCGTCGGCTACGCAGTGCCGCGCAAGGGCATTCCCGCCGCCGTGAGTTTCCGCAAGTGGATCGCAGCCGCGCTGGCCGGCCGCATCAGGGAGGCCGATCTCGCGGTGCGCATCGTCGGCGCCAAGGAAGGCCGCTCGTTCAACCACCACTACCGCGGCAAGGATTACGCCACCAACGTGCTCAGCTTCCCGGCCGAATTGCCGGAAGGCCTGCCGAAGGGCGTGAAGCTGCCGATGCTCGGCGACCTGGTGCTATGCGCGCCGGTGGTGGCACGCGAGGCCAGGGAACAGGGCAAGACGCTGGCCGCGCATTACGCGCACCTGACCGTGCACGGCACCCTGCACCTGCTGGGCTGGGACCACGAGGACGCGCGCGAAGCCGAGTGCATGGAACAGCTCGAGCGCGAGATCCTGGCCGGGCTGGGACTGCCCGACCCCTACATCGAGCGCTGA
- a CDS encoding PhoH family protein — protein MQTQRDFVLEPDDIERLANLAGPFDAHLRQIELRLGVEIANRGNVFRVTGGDAEAVARCERLLRQLYDEAASETLDEHAIHLRLGAFADDSAASARQDYVPQDIAVRVKRGTLRGRGDNQRKYLHAIATHDINFGVGPAGTGKTFLAVAMAVDALNQSRVQRVILVRPAVEAGEKLGFLPGDLTQKVDPYLRPLYDALYEMLGVEKVARLLEKSVIEIAPLAYMRGRTLNDAFVILDEAQNTTIEQMKMFLTRLGFGSTAVITGDMTQIDLPRHVKSGLKDAVEVLRGVEGVSFTFFESRDVVRHPLVARIVNAYEARDNNDPQSGSA, from the coding sequence ATGCAGACACAACGCGACTTCGTGCTCGAACCCGACGACATCGAGCGCCTGGCCAACCTCGCCGGGCCGTTCGATGCGCACCTGCGCCAGATCGAACTGCGGCTGGGGGTGGAGATCGCCAACCGCGGCAATGTGTTCCGGGTGACCGGGGGCGACGCCGAGGCGGTGGCGCGCTGCGAACGCCTGCTGCGCCAGCTGTACGACGAAGCCGCATCGGAAACCCTCGACGAACACGCCATCCACCTGCGGCTCGGCGCATTCGCGGACGACAGCGCGGCTTCCGCGCGGCAGGACTACGTGCCGCAGGACATCGCGGTGCGGGTCAAGCGCGGCACCCTGCGCGGGCGCGGCGACAACCAGCGCAAGTACCTGCACGCGATCGCCACCCACGACATCAACTTCGGCGTCGGCCCGGCCGGCACCGGCAAGACCTTCCTCGCGGTGGCGATGGCGGTGGACGCGCTGAACCAGTCGCGGGTGCAGCGGGTGATCCTGGTGCGCCCGGCGGTGGAAGCCGGCGAGAAGCTCGGGTTCCTGCCCGGCGACCTCACCCAGAAGGTCGATCCGTATTTGCGCCCGCTGTACGACGCCCTGTACGAGATGCTCGGCGTGGAGAAAGTGGCGCGGCTGCTGGAGAAGTCGGTGATCGAGATCGCGCCGCTGGCCTACATGCGCGGGCGCACCCTGAACGACGCGTTCGTGATCCTCGACGAGGCGCAGAACACCACCATCGAGCAGATGAAGATGTTCCTGACCCGGCTGGGCTTCGGCAGCACCGCGGTGATCACCGGCGACATGACCCAGATCGACTTGCCGCGGCACGTGAAGTCCGGGCTGAAGGACGCGGTGGAAGTCCTGCGCGGCGTCGAAGGCGTCAGCTTCACCTTCTTCGAGTCGCGCGACGTGGTCCGCCATCCGCTGGTGGCGCGCATCGTCAACGCCTACGAGGCGCGCGACAACAACGATCCGCAATCGGGTTCGGCGTAA
- a CDS encoding TetR/AcrR family transcriptional regulator: protein MIEPDAGKPRIRTRAPSRKRAPGRPAGKRRDADAGLRSQLLDAAVACFVRKGIAATTLREIAREAHVTPALLNYYFGDKAQLQAALVEERLMPVLALLREPLQQAGDDVAANIAGFVAGVGRIAIAHPWLPPLWVREVLCEGGALRNVLLERVGPAIPQLLAQRFAAAQARGEINQDLDPRLLMVSLVGLTLFPVAGAPIWRKLFEADDLDFETLRRHTLALLDRGVGIG, encoded by the coding sequence ATGATCGAGCCCGATGCCGGCAAACCGCGGATCCGGACGCGCGCGCCCAGCCGCAAGCGTGCCCCCGGACGGCCTGCCGGCAAGCGCCGGGATGCCGATGCCGGCCTGCGCTCGCAACTGCTGGATGCGGCCGTCGCCTGCTTCGTGCGCAAGGGCATCGCCGCGACCACGCTGCGCGAGATCGCCCGCGAGGCGCACGTCACCCCGGCCCTGCTCAACTACTACTTCGGCGACAAGGCGCAGCTGCAGGCGGCGTTGGTCGAGGAGCGGCTGATGCCGGTGCTGGCCCTGCTGCGCGAACCGCTGCAGCAGGCCGGCGACGACGTGGCCGCCAACATCGCCGGCTTCGTCGCCGGCGTGGGGCGCATCGCCATCGCCCATCCCTGGCTGCCGCCGCTGTGGGTGCGCGAGGTGCTGTGCGAAGGCGGTGCCTTGCGCAACGTGCTGCTGGAACGCGTCGGACCGGCGATCCCGCAACTGCTGGCGCAGCGGTTCGCCGCCGCGCAGGCGCGCGGCGAGATCAACCAGGACCTCGATCCGCGCCTGCTGATGGTCTCGCTGGTCGGCCTCACCCTGTTCCCGGTCGCCGGCGCGCCGATCTGGCGCAAGTTGTTCGAGGCCGACGACCTCGATTTCGAAACCCTGCGCCGGCACACGCTGGCCCTGCTCGACCGCGGCGTCGGGATCGGTTGA
- a CDS encoding HlyD family secretion protein, with protein sequence MHAKSMSVVIVALLLGACAKESPQVLGTLEWDRITLPAPVAEKIVRIDVREGQQVAAGAPLLQLELTRTQSQLAAAQAQAQQSRDALAELQAGPRSEQIAQARAAVAAAQASARDANASLGRLRPLAARKLVAAIDLDRAVAAAGSANAQVRQAQAALDELLNGTRRERIAQGEAAAAAAQAQAAVQTVALDKLNVVAPRAGRVESLPYKLGDQAPVGAPLAILLVGDAPYARVYVPERLRAGVKPGQAAQVFVDGRDGSLPGHVRMVRSEPSFTPYYALSGDDAQRLSYLAEIVLDKPADLPAGLPVRVEFAGATGGE encoded by the coding sequence ATGCACGCCAAATCCATGTCCGTCGTCATCGTCGCCCTCCTGCTGGGCGCGTGCGCGAAAGAATCGCCGCAGGTGCTGGGCACGCTGGAATGGGACCGCATCACCCTGCCGGCGCCGGTGGCGGAGAAGATCGTGCGCATCGACGTGCGCGAAGGCCAGCAGGTCGCCGCCGGTGCGCCGTTGCTGCAACTGGAACTCACGCGCACGCAGTCGCAACTGGCCGCCGCGCAGGCGCAGGCGCAGCAGAGCCGCGACGCGCTTGCGGAATTGCAGGCCGGGCCGCGCAGCGAGCAGATCGCGCAGGCGCGCGCAGCGGTGGCCGCCGCACAGGCCTCGGCACGCGATGCCAATGCGTCGCTGGGGCGGCTGCGTCCCCTGGCTGCGCGGAAACTGGTGGCGGCAATCGACCTGGACCGTGCCGTTGCGGCGGCGGGCAGCGCGAATGCGCAGGTCCGGCAAGCGCAGGCCGCGCTGGATGAGTTGCTCAACGGCACCCGCCGCGAACGCATCGCCCAGGGCGAAGCCGCCGCCGCCGCCGCGCAGGCGCAGGCGGCGGTGCAGACGGTTGCGCTGGACAAGCTCAACGTGGTCGCGCCGCGCGCCGGCCGCGTCGAGAGCCTGCCGTACAAGCTCGGCGACCAGGCCCCGGTCGGCGCGCCGCTGGCGATCCTGCTGGTCGGCGATGCGCCATACGCACGCGTCTACGTGCCGGAACGGTTGCGCGCTGGGGTGAAGCCGGGGCAGGCGGCGCAGGTGTTCGTCGATGGCCGCGACGGCAGCTTGCCCGGCCATGTGCGGATGGTGCGCAGCGAGCCGAGTTTCACGCCGTATTACGCCCTGTCCGGCGACGACGCCCAGCGCCTGAGTTATCTCGCCGAGATCGTGCTCGACAAGCCCGCCGATTTGCCCGCGGGCCTGCCGGTGCGGGTCGAATTCGCCGGAGCGACCGGTGGCGAATGA
- a CDS encoding ABC transporter ATP-binding protein — MRARGLSKRFGALLAVDAVDLTVPRACVYGFLGPNGSGKSTTIRMLCGLLTPTAGEIEVLGLRIPEQAEALRKRIGYMTQKFALYEDLSVRENLDFIASVQGLPRDVRRRRVDELLQTYNLADRGKQLAGTMSGGQKQRLALACAVVHEPELLFLDEPTSAVDPESRRDFWEKLFDLADAGTTILVSTHYMDEAERCHRIAILDRGRLVADGTPGELTGQLAGRTLGVRAREPRRAQAVLHAAPGVLSVAQVGNELRVLCAANGDASSRLQAALQAQGIEAEVSAIEPNLEDVFVSATQGRAEARAA; from the coding sequence ATCCGCGCGCGCGGCCTGAGCAAGCGCTTCGGCGCCTTGCTCGCGGTCGACGCGGTCGACCTGACGGTGCCGCGCGCCTGCGTGTACGGCTTCCTCGGGCCGAACGGCTCCGGCAAGTCCACCACCATCCGCATGCTGTGCGGGCTGCTGACGCCGACCGCCGGCGAGATCGAAGTGCTCGGCCTGCGCATCCCCGAACAGGCGGAGGCGCTGCGCAAGCGGATCGGCTACATGACCCAGAAATTCGCGCTGTACGAGGACCTGAGCGTGCGCGAGAACCTGGATTTCATCGCCAGCGTGCAGGGACTGCCGCGCGATGTGCGTCGCAGGCGCGTGGACGAACTGCTGCAGACCTACAACCTTGCGGATCGCGGGAAGCAACTCGCCGGCACCATGAGCGGCGGCCAGAAGCAGCGCCTCGCGCTGGCCTGCGCGGTGGTGCACGAGCCGGAACTGCTGTTCCTCGACGAGCCGACCAGCGCGGTGGATCCGGAATCGCGCCGCGATTTCTGGGAAAAACTCTTCGACCTCGCCGATGCCGGCACCACGATCCTGGTGTCGACGCATTACATGGACGAGGCCGAGCGTTGCCACCGCATCGCCATCCTCGACCGTGGCCGCCTGGTCGCCGATGGCACGCCCGGCGAGCTGACCGGGCAACTGGCCGGGCGCACGCTCGGCGTGCGTGCGCGCGAACCGCGGCGCGCGCAGGCGGTGCTGCATGCCGCGCCCGGCGTGCTCAGCGTGGCCCAGGTCGGCAACGAACTGCGCGTGCTGTGCGCCGCCAATGGCGATGCGTCGTCGCGCCTGCAGGCGGCATTGCAGGCGCAGGGCATCGAGGCCGAAGTGTCCGCGATCGAGCCCAACCTGGAGGACGTGTTCGTCTCGGCCACGCAGGGCAGGGCGGAGGCGCGCGCGGCATGA
- a CDS encoding ABC transporter permease, with amino-acid sequence MKLQRLVAVMLKEIRQMARDRMTIAMMIGIPTLQLLLFGYAINPDVRNLPAAVADMADTGGSRALVQDLFATGVVRPAAGARTPQELQALLREGKIKIGVLIPPDFERRRIDRREAVQVIVDGSDTSVQATARQLAMLPLDGGNALPASQISVLPLYNPQRISAINVVPGLIGVILTMTMVMFTAMAIVRERERGNLELLITTPVSSGELMVGKVLPYIAVGLVQVSVVLLLGAWLFAVPIRGSLAGVYGAAMLLIVANLTLGLLVSTVAKTQFQSMQMAFFLFLPSILLSGFMFPFDGMPKAAQWIAELLPLTHFMRLIRGVVLRGAQLTELWPDVLALAAFTCAMMALAILRFRKRLD; translated from the coding sequence ATGAAACTGCAGCGGCTCGTCGCGGTGATGCTGAAGGAAATCCGGCAGATGGCGCGCGACCGGATGACGATCGCGATGATGATCGGCATCCCCACCCTGCAACTGCTGCTGTTCGGCTACGCGATCAATCCCGACGTGCGCAATCTACCCGCCGCGGTCGCCGACATGGCCGATACCGGCGGTTCGCGCGCGCTGGTGCAGGACCTGTTCGCCACCGGCGTGGTGCGTCCGGCCGCCGGTGCGCGCACGCCGCAGGAACTGCAGGCGCTGTTGCGCGAAGGCAAGATCAAGATCGGCGTGCTGATCCCGCCCGACTTCGAGCGCCGCCGCATCGACAGGCGCGAGGCGGTGCAGGTGATCGTCGACGGCAGCGATACCTCGGTGCAGGCCACCGCGCGCCAGCTGGCGATGCTGCCGCTGGATGGCGGCAATGCGTTGCCGGCATCGCAGATCAGCGTGCTGCCGTTGTACAACCCGCAGCGCATCTCCGCGATCAACGTGGTGCCGGGCCTGATCGGGGTGATCCTGACCATGACCATGGTGATGTTCACCGCCATGGCCATCGTCCGCGAACGCGAGCGCGGCAACCTCGAATTGCTGATCACCACGCCGGTGTCCAGCGGCGAACTGATGGTGGGCAAGGTGCTGCCCTACATCGCGGTCGGGCTGGTGCAGGTCAGCGTGGTGCTGCTGCTCGGTGCCTGGCTGTTCGCGGTGCCGATCCGCGGCAGCCTGGCCGGCGTCTACGGCGCGGCGATGCTGCTGATCGTCGCCAACCTCACGCTGGGCCTGCTGGTGTCGACCGTGGCCAAGACCCAGTTCCAGTCGATGCAGATGGCGTTCTTCCTGTTCCTGCCGTCGATCCTGCTGTCCGGGTTCATGTTCCCGTTCGACGGCATGCCGAAAGCCGCGCAGTGGATCGCCGAGCTGTTGCCGCTGACCCATTTCATGCGCCTGATCCGCGGCGTGGTGTTGCGCGGCGCGCAGTTGACGGAGTTGTGGCCGGACGTGCTGGCGTTGGCGGCGTTCACCTGCGCGATGATGGCGCTGGCGATCCTGCGCTTCCGCAAGCGCCTGGACTGA